CACACAGCGCCGCCGCCCACGCCAAAACGGCCTCACCGTCCATGTTAGACAGCGAAGCCGTTCCCGGATACACACCATGCCTTGAATCTTATTTCTTCACCGGAATCCATACTTCACAGACATAATCCCCGGATGTCGTATCGCCGGGCGGGTACAGCTCGAACTCAGGCCCGCCGGTATGCTGATACCCCGTTCCCGGGAACCATTCCTGGTAGATCCGCTGCCACACCCCTTGAATCGCATGCGGCAAAGCACCCTCGGACCGGAAGACCGCCCAACTGGTGGCCGGAACGACTGCCGTCTCATACCCCTGAGCGTCCGTCTCCGGCGTTCCTTCCACCCCGATCCAGTAGGTCAGCATTTCCTTCTCCATATCCATACACATACAGATGCCAAGCCATTTGCCGGAGGCACTAAGCTCAATCAGCTTATCGGAAGTGCCGTCCTCATTGCATTCGTCCCAGAACTGCGGGATTCTGCGGAGATTCTCCCCGTCACGGGTGGTTACCTCGATTGATTTGCCGATAACGGTAAAAGCTGGTTTATCCACGATTTTGTAGTCCATGTCCTGATCTCCCTTCAATGATAGGTGGAATGAGATGCGGGGGAAGGCTTTGAGCTGGACGCCGGGCTTACGCGCTGCCGAAGGGGTAATCCCATGGGTTTTGCGGAACGCCCTGGCGAAGGATTCCGGCGAGTCATATCCGTATTTCAGCGCCACATCCAGCACACGAACCTTGGACATGGCCAGCTCCTGGGCAGCCAGCGTCAATCTGCGTTTGCGGATATAGTCGGCCACGGTGAAGCCGGTCAGCATACTGAACATGCGCTGGAAGTGGAAGGGTGAGACAAAGGCCACTTCAGCCACTTCCTCAATGCGCAGAGTGTCCGTCATTTTCAGCTCCATATAGTCCAGCGCATTCTTCATTCGGATCAGCCATTCCAAGCTCCCCATCTCCCTCTGCAATCATCCTACCACACCATCGAACGAATGTTCCTGTTATTCTCTGCTCAAGAGTGACAGGTTCCTATCCACCTATGATGTCATATTCGAAGGGGTTTGTCAGCCTCCGGTGCGCTACCCGATCCGGCAGACTCTGGCCTCGTAAGGGCGGAGGGTGCTGCGGTCCATGGCTGCCGGCTCTTCGGGGTAATTGCTGATAATCGTTGCGGTGACGGTATTCAGCTCCTCCGTTAAGTCAGCCGTCTGCGGGGTATCGCTGAAGTTAAGCAGAATCAGCCACTTTTCCCCTTCCAGGGTGCGGGTATAGGCATAGATATATTCATGCTCCGGCAGCAGCAGCTCATAATCGCCATAGACCATAATCAGATGCTGCTTGCGCAGACGAATCAACTGCTGATAATAGTAAAATACTGAGTCGGGATCAGCCAGCGCCTGCTCCACATTGATCTCCGTATACCGGGGGTTGAGCTTTAGCCATGGGGTCCCGGTGGTGAAGCCGGCATTCGCCGAAGCGTCCCACTGCATCGGAGTGCGGGCGTTGTCGCGGCCTTTGGCATGAATCGCCTGCAGAATGGTGTCGTGGTCCTCGCCGCCTTCGGTCACCTTTTCCCGGTACATATTGAGAATCTCAATGTCCTTATAGTCCTCCAGCCCGGAGAACTTCACATTGGTCATGCCGATTTCCTCACCTTGATAGATGTAAGGCGTGCCTTTGAGCGTGTGCAGCAGGGTGGCCAGCATTTTGGCCGATTGCACGCGGTATTTGCCGTCATTGCCGAACCGGGAGACCATCCGCGGCTGATCGTGGTTGTTGAGATAGAGACTGTTCCAGCCCTTGTCTGCAAGCCCCACCTGCCATTTATGCAAAATATCCCGCAGCCCCTTCAGCGTCCACGGTACCACATTCCACTTGCCGCCTTGGCCGGAATCCACGTCCATATGCTCAAACTGGAACACCATTTGCAGCTCATGACGGTCTTCGCCTGTGTAGAGAATGGCATCTTCTACGGTAGCTCCCGGGGTCTCCCCAACGGTCATAACATCATAGCGGGAGAGCACCTCGCGGTTCATCTCCTGCAGATATTCATGGACCCGGGGTCCGTTCATGTAGTACTCTCCGCCGCCCGTCAGCTCGCCTGGCGCGAGGTCCTCATGCTGCACCGAAGGCAGGCCCTCCACCTTGGAGATCAGGTTGATCACATCCATCCGCAGCCCGTCCACGCCCTTGTCCAGCCAGAAGGCGATCATTTTGTAGAGGGCTTCCCGCAGCTTAGGATTATCCCAGTTCAGATCCGGCTGCTTGCGCGAGAACAGGTGAAGATAATATTCGCCGGTGGTCTCGTCCAGCTCCCAGGCCGGTCCGCTGAAGATGGAGCTCCAGTTATTCGGCAGTGCGCCGTCCGGCCCGCCGGGACGCCAGATGTAATAATCGCGGTAGGGATTATCCTTGGAGGAGCGGGATTCCGCGAACCAGGCGTGCTCGTCCGAGGAATGGTTAATGACGAGGTCCATCATCAGCTTCATGCCGCGTTCGTGCAGTCCGGCGAGCAGCTCCTCCCAGTCCCGCATGGTGCCGAATTCATCCATAATATCCTCATAGTCGCTAATGTCGTAACCATTGTCATCGTTCGGTGATTTGTAGACCGGCGACAGCCAGACGACATCAACGCCCAGCTTCTGCAGATAATCCAGCCGGG
This region of Paenibacillus sp. FSL K6-1096 genomic DNA includes:
- a CDS encoding AraC family transcriptional regulator, with protein sequence MEWLIRMKNALDYMELKMTDTLRIEEVAEVAFVSPFHFQRMFSMLTGFTVADYIRKRRLTLAAQELAMSKVRVLDVALKYGYDSPESFARAFRKTHGITPSAARKPGVQLKAFPRISFHLSLKGDQDMDYKIVDKPAFTVIGKSIEVTTRDGENLRRIPQFWDECNEDGTSDKLIELSASGKWLGICMCMDMEKEMLTYWIGVEGTPETDAQGYETAVVPATSWAVFRSEGALPHAIQGVWQRIYQEWFPGTGYQHTGGPEFELYPPGDTTSGDYVCEVWIPVKK
- a CDS encoding alpha-glucosidase; the protein is MKRAFWKEAVVYQIYPRSFQDSNGDGIGDLRGILSRLDYLQKLGVDVVWLSPVYKSPNDDNGYDISDYEDIMDEFGTMRDWEELLAGLHERGMKLMMDLVINHSSDEHAWFAESRSSKDNPYRDYYIWRPGGPDGALPNNWSSIFSGPAWELDETTGEYYLHLFSRKQPDLNWDNPKLREALYKMIAFWLDKGVDGLRMDVINLISKVEGLPSVQHEDLAPGELTGGGEYYMNGPRVHEYLQEMNREVLSRYDVMTVGETPGATVEDAILYTGEDRHELQMVFQFEHMDVDSGQGGKWNVVPWTLKGLRDILHKWQVGLADKGWNSLYLNNHDQPRMVSRFGNDGKYRVQSAKMLATLLHTLKGTPYIYQGEEIGMTNVKFSGLEDYKDIEILNMYREKVTEGGEDHDTILQAIHAKGRDNARTPMQWDASANAGFTTGTPWLKLNPRYTEINVEQALADPDSVFYYYQQLIRLRKQHLIMVYGDYELLLPEHEYIYAYTRTLEGEKWLILLNFSDTPQTADLTEELNTVTATIISNYPEEPAAMDRSTLRPYEARVCRIG